A stretch of the Plodia interpunctella isolate USDA-ARS_2022_Savannah chromosome Z, ilPloInte3.2, whole genome shotgun sequence genome encodes the following:
- the zld gene encoding uncharacterized protein zld has translation MANSNAVSSTLPSRDYHCKICGLYLDSVDSLEVHLQYHKENLYVKWGTQNSQNDTENNNGTKVKNETTLSAPADSSDNMITKPSPEFQQRATPETSTQFQHPATPQSYHSAPSPYQNPDQTNFSPGAQFGNNYSHSGFPQNQHSEQINWEQSQYNQEYHKTARFHPYNMQERVPRVTSSSPLYGQPLNQPTPSPSPNQCDKCGFVCDSAVQLNEHCNSAHAGSSTTPTTGSMPFQQFPPKQYNNSGYQNENAKIKEEHEESSDILDLDSQKVVYQGNEGEGQTTPYEDAPPQNREVNTRTVPIMPWETQKLYSNPQLNGDVSLFKDQKMFTEQKGVYQTDTKMFHPDQKFAYSQEKFLTGHQDQKPFMHIDQKIYPGVQMPPLTDYSGLTPSNPDMKPPYRPYDSPSAPQITSTQPANPTSSTMPSIGGKGANWKSNEARRPKTYNCTACNKWFTSSGHLKRHYNTTLHKNAVRSSGQPDPATMPISSHHHPSRDAIQNRAQQQAADSNTQSPVPSEDGRSVDDVSLQSPYVSQNFDRSHRVAAMQSKSPYTHLQQGNLDNNFSNNPLANHPLQHQVGSHPLNIGSSQPPGIGNPNDNNHQGSKGAAVSSTGNPPNGEAGPSVSQNHHMRGLLSVSTSNISTPALTQSTPALTAHTLPPFSHLGVNPYSPRSTDPLGPSVPDPTHTPLYLGQNFQQTIAPNYPNGMAPHVMDMAINNLPIASPATFGESAPEEVEVMEQETSNQPAGGRLPSFAQLQTQSFSVYVSNYITQPNVGGQIVGDESTAGYIIVDPVHSPLPYNNLEFGGQSVDYDYSFSPRPVKQENVVTYSPEHVKVFPYGYAVGGKTIKREDDILRTDSSQLQILKIEDIMDYANKENYGSQMKSPASPESAKAENESRGSPAVSSTVSTPLAERNQLKKPAPVTVHKCYECDKIFNKACYLTQHNKTFHSGAKPFKCDRCGKRFSDDVSYEGHYLKHTDNKPFKCNECPKSFNHKTDLRRHMCLHSGCKPFACDHCGKGFIRKDHMVKHFDTHMKKNMRSSSSSMSSASSVTSTTSPPSSLPYVLN, from the coding sequence ATGGCTAACAGCAACGCCGTATCGTCGACCTTGCCGTCAAGGGATTATCATTGTAAGATTTGCGGCCTCTACTTGGACTCTGTGGACTCATTAGAGGTACATTTACAATatcataaagaaaatttatacgTTAAGTGGGGCACGCAAAACTCGCAGAATgatactgaaaataataacggaACTAAAGTGAAGAACGAGACGACACTGTCGGCGCCGGCCGACTCTAGCGACAACATGATCACCAAGCCCAGTCCGGAGTTCCAGCAGCGCGCCACCCCGGAGACCTCCACGCAGTTCCAGCACCCCGCCACGCCGCAGAGCTACCACAGCGCTCCTTCGCCGTACCAGAATCCCGACCAAACTAACTTCTCGCCGGGTGCACAATTCGGTAACAATTATTCTCATTCTGGCTTTCCACAAAATCAGCACTCTGAACAAATAAACTGGGAGCAATCTCAATACAACCAAGAATATCATAAAACTGCTCGCTTCCATCCTTATAATATGCAAGAACGCGTTCCACGCGTAACTTCTTCGAGCCCTTTGTATGGCCAACCTCTAAACCAGCCGACACCGTCGCCGTCTCCCAACCAATGCGACAAGTGTGGCTTTGTGTGCGATTCCGCCGTCCAACTCAATGAGCACTGTAACTCTGCCCATGCCGGGTCTAGCACGACGCCCACTACTGGCTCCATGCCATTTCAACAATTCCCACCGAAGCAGTATAACAACTCAGGTTACCAGAATGAAAATGCCAAAATTAAAGAAGAGCATGAAGAGTCATCGGACATATTAGACCTAGATTCCCAAAAAGTAGTTTACCAAGGAAATGAAGGCGAAGGTCAAACAACGCCCTATGAAGACGCACCACCCCAAAATCGAGAAGTCAACACACGAACTGTACCCATAATGCCCTGGGAAACACAAAAGTTATATAGTAATCCTCAACTTAATGGCGATGTATCTCTTTTCAAAgatcaaaaaatgtttactgaACAAAAAGGGGTATATCAAACAGACACAAAGATGTTTCATCCAGATCAAAAGTTTGCTTATAGCCAAGAGAAGTTCCTGACTGGTCATCAAGACCAAAAACCATTTATGCATATtgatcaaaaaatatacccTGGTGTACAAATGCCTCCTTTAACAGACTATTCAGGGCTAACCCCTTCGAATCCGGATATGAAACCTCCTTACCGTCCGTACGATTCTCCGTCGGCACCACAGATAACTAGCACACAACCGGCGAATCCAACATCCTCGACAATGCCCTCTATTGGCGGTAAGGGAGCAAACTGGAAGTCTAATGAAGCGCGGCGGCCAAAAACGTATAATTGCACAGCATGCAACAAATGGTTTACGAGTTCCGGGCATCTAAAGCGGCACTACAATACGACGTTGCATAAAAATGCCGTGAGGTCTTCGGGACAGCCGGACCCAGCCACCATGCCGATCTCCAGTCATCACCACCCGAGTCGAGATGCAATCCAGAATCGCGCACAACAACAAGCGGCTGACTCCAATACGCAGAGCCCCGTGCCCTCTGAGGACGGCCGCAGCGTAGACGACGTGTCTCTCCAGTCGCCCTACGTGTCGCAGAACTTCGACCGATCGCATCGTGTTGCCGCCATGCAGTCCAAGTCACCGTACACACATCTTCAACAGGgtaatttagataataatttcAGTAATAATCCTTTAGCTAATCACCCTTTACAGCACCAAGTCGGATCGCATCCGCTCAACATAGGTAGTAGTCAGCCGCCAGGCATAGGAAATCCTAATGATAATAATCATCAAGGGTCAAAGGGCGCTGCAGTATCCTCTACTGGGAATCCCCCAAACGGGGAAGCAGGTCCCTCTGTTTCTCAAAATCACCATATGAGGGGCCTGCTATCAGTCTCAACCAGCAATATTTCAACTCCAGCTCTAACTCAGAGTACGCCGGCGCTTACGGCTCACACCCTGCCCCCGTTCAGTCATTTGGGTGTCAACCCGTACAGCCCGAGGTCTACGGATCCTTTGGGGCCTTCGGTTCCGGACCCCACGCACACCCCATTATATTTGGGTCAGAATTTTCAGCAGACTATAGCACCGAATTACCCAAACGGGATGGCCCCCCACGTTATGGATATGGCTATCAACAATCTGCCTATAGCCAGTCCGGCTACTTTTGGTGAATCCGCACCTGAAGAAGTCGAAGTTATGGAACAGGAAACGTCGAATCAACCTGCCGGCGGACGCTTGCCTAGTTTCGCGCAGCTCCAAACGCAGAGTTTCAGCGTTTATGTTTCAAACTATATAACACAGCCTAACGTGGGGGGTCAAATTGTCGGTGACGAGTCCACCGCCGGATACATTATCGTCGACCCAGTTCACTCTCCTTTACCATATAATAATCTAGAATTTGGCGGGCAATCAGTGGATTACGATTACAGCTTTTCGCCTAGACCTGTCAAACAGGAAAATGTCGTAACTTACAGCCCCGAGCACGTCAAAGTTTTCCCTTACGGTTACGCGGTCGGGGGAAAGACGATCAAACGAGAAGACGATATTTTGAGAACTGACTCTAGCCaacttcaaattttgaaaatcgagGATATAATGGATTACGCGAATAAAGAGAACTATGGTAGTCAGATGAAGTCTCCCGCTAGTCCGGAGAGCGCAAAAGCGGAGAACGAGAGCCGTGGCTCGCCGGCCGTGTCGTCCACTGTCAGCACGCCGCTGGCCGAGCGCAACCAACTCAAGAAGCCCGCACCCGTCACCGTGCACAAGTGCTACGAGTGCGACAAAATCTTCAATAAGGCTTGTTATCTCACGCAGCATAACAAGACCTTCCATTCGGGCGCTAAGCCCTTCAAATGTGACCGTTGTGGCAAGCGTTTCTCGGATGATGTCTCGTACGAAGGACATTATCTTAAACATACCGACAATAAGCCGTTCAAATGCAACGAGTGTCCCAAGTCTTTCAATCACAAGACAGATCTGCGCAGGCACATGTGTCTTCACTCGGGTTGCAAACCGTTCGCTTGTGACCACTGCGGGAAAGGGTTTATTAGAAAAGACCACATGGTCAAACATTTTGATACGCACATGAAGAAAAATATGCGTTCTTCGTCGTCGTCGATGTCGTCGGCGTCGTCCGTGACGTCGACGACATCGCCCCCCTCTTCGTTACCGTACGTTCTCAATTAA
- the LOC128683035 gene encoding uncharacterized protein LOC128683035, whose translation MKCARLRLQERCRTKPDYQPNVGKEMKPRRYCQKRMVDPAHEEDPRWTNVFQRYHCKKSFEQENTNDGNVPIDDQDDIYLTVQNLKFQGEVQDNKRPRTSFKYRLPPDSNRHRMFIKQVVEDIEAEDDLSSQLTSYYFDDYVKYILSNDRSRPSSSKSSIFLDTIVNGKESKAVQVEGKPHREFAKMKNKKVVKNTTETNEEITDNDIDTAKGDSIHDAKVSYHKSGKRKSLTISRVPSPETVQVIRVDVVCNYSTSSILSDYDDKKFDNTRKPDKIEDIKLKGPHFSNKYLLTNTVKTLDENVSGGAKVTLLCKTFKLSDRLKLFSDRKKTKMAKDVSKLRK comes from the exons ATGAAATGTGCAAGATTGCGTTTGCAAGAACGTTGCCGAACAAAACCTGACTATCAGCCAAATGTAGGAAAGGAGATGAAGCCGAGACGGTATTGCCAGAAGCGAATGGTTGACCCAGCTCACGAGGAAGACCCTAGATGGACGAATGTATTTCAGag ATATCACTGCAAAAAGAGCTTTGAACAAGAAAATACAAATGATGGAAACGTACCAATTGATGACCAAGATGACATATATCTTACTGTGCAAAACTTAAAGTTCCAAGGCGAAGTACAAGACAACAAGAGACCACGCACTAGCTTCAAGTACAGGTTACCACCTGACAGTAACAGACACAGAATGTTTATCAAACAAGTCGTAGAGGATATTGAAGCTGAGGACGATTTATCCTCCCAGTTGACCTCCTATTATTTCGACGATTATGTCAAGTATATACTGAGTAACGACAGATCAAGACCATCATCAAGCAAATCCAGCATTTTTCTTGACACTATAGTAAATGGTAAGGAAAGTAAAGCTGTGCAAGTCGAAGGTAAGCCACACAGAGAATTTGCAAAAATGAAGAACAAAAAGgttgttaaaaatacaacagaAACAAATGAAGAAATAACCGATAATGATATCGATACCGCTAAAGGAGATAGTATACATGATGCAAAGGTGTCATATCACAAATCTGGCAAACGGAAAAGTCTCACTATATCCAGAGTGCCTAGCCCTGAAACTGTTCAAGTGATAAGAGTAGATGTAGTGTGTAACTACAGCACGAGCTCTATTCTATCTGATTATGACGACAAAAAATTCGATAACACCAGGAAGCCTGATAAAATCGAGGATATAAAACTGAAGGGCCCTCACTTTTCGAATAAATACCTTCTCACGAATACTGTGAAAACTTTAGACGAGAACGTGTCAGGAGGCGCTAAAGTAACCTTACTCTGCAAAACTTTCAAATTGTCCGATAGACTCAAACTTTTTtcagatagaaaaaaaactaagatGGCGAAAGATGTATCGAAACTACGGAAGtga